Proteins from a genomic interval of Aureimonas sp. AU20:
- a CDS encoding CmpA/NrtA family ABC transporter substrate-binding protein, producing MSDISKIGLSRRRFLQGTMASAGTAALFSAIGASFPAGAFAQSAGPETPKAILGFIALTDAAPLIVAKEKGLFDKHGMTGVEVVKQSSWGTTRDNLVLGSAGSGIDGAHILTPMPYLMSAGKITQGAPLPMQILARLNLDAQGISIANAFADLKVGLDAGVLRETFAKKKAAGTPSKVAVTFPGGTHDLWMRYWLASAGIDPNSDVETIVVPPPQMVANLKVNTMDAFCVGEPWHEQMVGQKIGYTALNTGELWANHPEKSLAMRADWIAANPNSAKALTMAVLEAQQWCDKMENKKELAEIVAKRAWFNVPAKDIVKRLSGEYDYGNGRPVVENSPHIMKFWRDHASYPFKSHDLWFLTEDQRWGYLSMGADTKAMVEAVNREDIWRAAARELGVAAADMPEGTSRGVETFFDGKSFDPANPSAYLDSLSIKRVA from the coding sequence ATGTCCGATATTTCGAAGATTGGTCTCAGCCGGCGTCGCTTCCTGCAAGGCACGATGGCCAGCGCGGGCACGGCGGCGCTCTTTTCGGCCATCGGTGCGAGCTTTCCGGCGGGCGCCTTCGCGCAGAGCGCCGGCCCCGAGACTCCCAAGGCGATCCTCGGCTTCATCGCGCTGACCGACGCCGCGCCGCTGATCGTCGCCAAGGAAAAGGGCCTGTTCGACAAGCACGGCATGACCGGCGTCGAGGTGGTGAAACAATCCTCCTGGGGCACGACGCGCGACAATCTCGTGCTCGGTTCGGCGGGCTCGGGCATCGACGGCGCCCATATCCTGACGCCCATGCCCTATCTCATGAGCGCGGGAAAGATCACGCAAGGCGCGCCGCTACCGATGCAGATCCTGGCGCGGCTCAATCTCGACGCGCAGGGCATTTCCATCGCCAACGCCTTTGCCGACCTGAAGGTCGGGCTCGACGCTGGCGTGCTGCGCGAGACCTTCGCCAAGAAGAAGGCCGCCGGCACCCCCTCCAAGGTCGCCGTCACCTTTCCCGGCGGCACGCACGACCTCTGGATGCGCTACTGGCTGGCGAGCGCCGGCATCGACCCGAACAGCGACGTCGAGACCATCGTCGTGCCGCCGCCGCAGATGGTGGCGAACCTCAAGGTCAACACGATGGACGCCTTCTGCGTTGGCGAGCCCTGGCACGAGCAGATGGTCGGCCAGAAGATCGGCTACACCGCGCTCAACACGGGCGAGCTCTGGGCCAACCATCCCGAGAAGTCGCTGGCCATGCGCGCCGACTGGATCGCCGCCAACCCGAACAGCGCCAAGGCGCTGACCATGGCCGTGCTGGAAGCCCAGCAATGGTGCGACAAGATGGAGAACAAGAAGGAGCTCGCCGAGATCGTCGCCAAGCGCGCCTGGTTCAACGTGCCGGCCAAGGACATCGTGAAGCGCCTGTCGGGCGAATACGACTATGGCAACGGTCGCCCGGTGGTCGAGAATTCGCCCCATATCATGAAGTTCTGGCGCGACCACGCCTCCTACCCGTTCAAGAGCCACGACCTCTGGTTCCTGACCGAGGACCAGCGCTGGGGCTATCTCTCCATGGGTGCCGACACCAAGGCCATGGTCGAGGCGGTGAACCGCGAGGACATCTGGCGCGCCGCCGCCCGGGAACTCGGCGTCGCCGCCGCCGACATGCCGGAAGGCACCTCGCGCGGCGTCGAGACCTTCTTCGACGGCAAGAGCTTCGATCCGGCCAACCCGTCCGCCTATCTCGACAGCCTTTCGATCAAGCGCGTCGCCTGA
- the ntrB gene encoding nitrate ABC transporter permease yields MFQTVSKLPAAKVAPSAAVAPVAAPAQIVALPRRRAPFTAAIGERLRDFAAATLPFLVTLAVLLGLWELACSGPGAALPPPSQVLSTSWELIVHPFYVNGGTDVGLGWQIWASLQRVAMGYAIAVVVGISLGVLVGQSTLAMRGLDPIFQVLRTVPPLAWLPLSLAAFQNGQPAAIFVIFITAVWPIIINTAVGIRNIPADYRNVAAVLRLNGFEFFAKIMLPAAAPYIFTGLRIGVGLSWLAIVAAEMLIGGVGIGFFIWDAWNSSLISDIIVALAYVGVVGFVLDRIVALVGRLVTRGTSAA; encoded by the coding sequence ATGTTCCAGACCGTTTCCAAGCTCCCGGCCGCGAAGGTCGCGCCCTCCGCCGCTGTCGCGCCAGTTGCCGCCCCGGCCCAGATCGTGGCCTTGCCGCGCCGGCGCGCGCCCTTCACCGCCGCGATCGGCGAGCGCCTGCGGGACTTTGCCGCCGCGACGCTGCCCTTTCTGGTGACGCTGGCCGTGCTGCTCGGGCTCTGGGAACTCGCCTGCTCCGGCCCCGGCGCGGCGCTGCCGCCGCCGAGCCAGGTGCTCTCCACCAGCTGGGAGCTGATCGTCCATCCGTTCTACGTCAATGGCGGAACCGATGTCGGCCTCGGCTGGCAGATCTGGGCGAGCCTGCAGCGCGTCGCCATGGGCTATGCCATCGCTGTCGTGGTCGGCATCTCGCTCGGCGTGCTGGTCGGCCAGTCGACGCTCGCCATGCGCGGCCTCGACCCGATTTTCCAGGTGCTGCGCACCGTGCCGCCGCTCGCCTGGCTGCCGCTCTCGCTCGCCGCCTTCCAGAACGGCCAGCCCGCCGCGATCTTCGTGATCTTCATCACCGCCGTCTGGCCGATCATCATCAACACGGCCGTCGGCATCCGCAACATTCCGGCCGACTATCGCAACGTCGCCGCCGTGCTTCGGCTGAACGGCTTCGAGTTCTTCGCCAAGATCATGCTGCCGGCCGCCGCCCCCTATATCTTCACCGGGCTTCGCATCGGCGTCGGCCTGTCCTGGCTCGCCATCGTGGCGGCCGAGATGCTGATCGGCGGCGTCGGCATCGGCTTCTTCATCTGGGACGCTTGGAACTCCTCGCTGATCTCCGACATCATCGTCGCGCTCGCCTATGTCGGCGTGGTCGGCTTCGTGCTCGACCGGATCGTGGCCCTTGTCGGCCGCCTCGTCACCCGCGGCACCTCCGCCGCCTGA
- a CDS encoding ABC transporter ATP-binding protein, producing the protein MTTKPFLSIEGVDMTFKRGHATTQVLKGIDLSVTKGEYISIIGHSGCGKSTLLNIVAGLTQATTGVVLLEDKVVDQPGPDRGVVFQNHSLLPWLTVYENVALAVDKVFSRTKSAAERREWVMRNLELVHMGHAKDKRPSEISGGMKQRVGIARALAMEPKILLLDEPFGALDALTRAHLQDQVMQIQTDLATTVMMITHDVDEAVLLSDRIVMLTNGPSARIGEILDVPLARPRDRIKLATDPVYLKCRQAVLKFLYERNRFVEAA; encoded by the coding sequence ATGACCACAAAACCGTTCCTGTCCATCGAAGGCGTCGACATGACCTTCAAGCGGGGCCATGCGACGACCCAAGTCCTCAAGGGTATCGATCTCAGCGTCACTAAAGGCGAATACATCTCGATCATCGGCCATTCCGGCTGCGGCAAGTCCACGCTTCTGAACATCGTGGCGGGCCTCACCCAGGCAACCACCGGCGTCGTCCTTCTGGAGGACAAGGTGGTGGACCAGCCGGGGCCGGACCGGGGCGTCGTCTTCCAGAACCACTCGCTCTTGCCCTGGCTCACCGTCTACGAGAACGTGGCGCTCGCCGTGGACAAGGTCTTCTCGCGCACGAAGTCGGCGGCCGAGCGCCGCGAATGGGTCATGCGCAATCTGGAGCTGGTCCATATGGGCCACGCCAAGGACAAGCGTCCGTCCGAAATCTCGGGCGGCATGAAGCAGCGGGTCGGCATTGCCCGCGCGCTCGCCATGGAGCCCAAGATCCTGCTTCTGGACGAGCCCTTCGGCGCGCTCGACGCCCTCACCCGCGCCCACCTGCAGGACCAGGTCATGCAGATCCAGACCGACCTCGCCACCACGGTGATGATGATCACCCATGACGTGGACGAGGCCGTGCTTCTCTCGGACCGGATCGTGATGCTGACCAACGGACCCTCGGCGCGGATCGGCGAGATCCTCGACGTGCCGCTTGCCCGGCCGCGCGACCGCATCAAGCTCGCCACCGACCCGGTCTATCTCAAGTGCCGCCAGGCGGTTCTGAAATTCCTCTACGAGCGCAACCGCTTCGTCGAAGCCGCCTGA
- the nirB gene encoding nitrite reductase large subunit NirB — MPQKLVVVGNGMAPGRMLEHLFEAAPGAYEVTIFNAEPRVNYDRIMLSPVLSGEKQFEDIVIHGDGWYIQHGVTLYKGHRIVAIDRAAKTVTSDHGVTETYDHLVIATGSTPFIPPVPGHDLPGVLAYRDLDDVEAMILAAQSRAKAVVIGGGLLGLEAAAGLRAQGLEVTVLHLMPTLMERQLDPAAGFLLQRALEKRGIEVITSANTDSILGDGKVEGVKLKDGRVIPATLVVMAVGIRPSAQLAKDAGLAVGRGIHVDDQLLTSDESISALGECVELDGRVYGLVAPLYQMAEIAARRLSGQPAQGFRHSDTPTKLKVTGINLYSVGDFADAPDREEIVLRDASAGVYKRLVLQDNKILGAVLYGETADGGWFADLMKKGSDITQMRDTLIFGQSYGGGSPLDPMAAVAALGDDAEICGCNGVCKGKITSAITAKGLTSLDDVRAHTKASASCGSCTGLVEQLMSLTLGSAFNAKAVKPMCGCTDLGHGEVRRLIKAKSLKSIPAVMQELEWKTSCGCAKCRPALNYYLLADWPGEYQDDKQSRFINERVHANIQKDGTYSVVPRMWGGMTSAAELRAIAEVVDKFAIPAVKCTGGQRIDMLGVKKEDLPAVWADLNAAGMVSGAAYAKGLRTVKTCVGSDWCRFGTQDSTGLGIRLEKFMWGSWTPAKLKLAVSGCPRNCAEATCKDIGVICVDSGFDIHFAGAAGLDIHGTQVLCHVDTEDEAVVVIAALTQLYREQGHYLERIYKWLKRVGMESIKAAIVDDLDKRQAYFERFVFSQQFSQVDPWADRASKGVAAHEFKPMADITPFREAAE, encoded by the coding sequence ATGCCCCAGAAACTCGTCGTCGTCGGCAATGGCATGGCGCCCGGCCGGATGCTGGAACACCTGTTCGAGGCCGCTCCCGGCGCCTACGAGGTGACGATCTTCAACGCCGAGCCGCGCGTCAATTACGACCGCATCATGCTCTCGCCGGTTCTTTCGGGCGAGAAGCAGTTCGAGGACATCGTGATCCATGGCGACGGCTGGTACATCCAGCACGGCGTCACGCTCTACAAGGGCCACCGCATCGTCGCCATCGACCGCGCGGCGAAGACCGTCACCTCCGACCACGGCGTGACCGAGACTTACGACCATCTCGTCATCGCCACCGGCTCGACGCCCTTCATCCCGCCGGTGCCGGGCCACGATCTGCCGGGGGTGCTGGCCTATCGCGATCTCGACGATGTGGAAGCGATGATCCTCGCGGCGCAATCGCGCGCCAAGGCCGTGGTGATCGGCGGCGGCCTGCTCGGCCTGGAAGCTGCGGCGGGCCTGCGGGCGCAGGGGCTGGAGGTCACGGTTCTCCATCTCATGCCGACGCTGATGGAGCGACAGCTCGACCCGGCCGCCGGCTTCCTCCTCCAGCGCGCGCTGGAAAAGCGCGGCATCGAGGTCATCACCTCGGCCAACACCGATTCCATTCTGGGTGACGGCAAAGTGGAGGGCGTGAAGCTCAAGGACGGCCGCGTCATTCCCGCGACGCTGGTGGTCATGGCGGTCGGCATCCGCCCCTCCGCTCAGCTGGCCAAGGACGCGGGCCTCGCGGTCGGACGCGGCATCCATGTGGACGACCAGCTGCTCACCTCCGACGAGAGCATCTCGGCGCTCGGCGAATGCGTCGAGCTGGACGGGCGCGTCTACGGCCTCGTCGCTCCGCTCTACCAGATGGCCGAGATCGCCGCGCGCCGGCTCTCCGGCCAGCCCGCCCAGGGCTTCCGACATTCCGACACGCCGACCAAGCTAAAGGTCACCGGCATCAATCTCTATTCGGTCGGCGACTTCGCGGATGCGCCGGACCGCGAGGAGATTGTGCTGCGCGACGCCTCGGCCGGCGTCTACAAGCGCCTCGTCCTGCAGGACAACAAGATCCTCGGCGCCGTGCTCTATGGCGAGACGGCGGACGGCGGCTGGTTCGCGGACCTCATGAAGAAGGGCTCCGACATCACGCAGATGCGCGACACGCTCATCTTCGGCCAGAGCTATGGCGGAGGGTCCCCGCTGGACCCTATGGCGGCCGTTGCAGCCTTGGGCGATGACGCAGAGATCTGCGGCTGCAACGGCGTCTGCAAGGGCAAGATCACGTCAGCCATCACCGCCAAGGGCCTGACCAGCCTCGACGACGTGCGCGCCCACACCAAGGCCTCGGCCTCCTGCGGCAGTTGCACCGGCCTCGTCGAGCAGCTGATGAGCCTGACGCTCGGGAGCGCGTTCAACGCCAAGGCGGTCAAGCCCATGTGCGGCTGCACCGATCTCGGCCATGGCGAGGTTCGCCGGCTTATCAAAGCCAAGAGCCTTAAGAGCATCCCGGCCGTGATGCAGGAGCTGGAGTGGAAGACCTCCTGCGGCTGCGCCAAGTGCCGCCCCGCCCTGAACTACTATCTCCTAGCCGACTGGCCGGGCGAGTATCAGGACGACAAGCAAAGCCGCTTCATCAACGAGCGCGTCCACGCCAACATCCAGAAGGACGGCACCTATTCCGTCGTGCCGCGCATGTGGGGCGGCATGACCTCGGCGGCCGAGCTGCGCGCTATCGCCGAAGTCGTGGACAAGTTCGCCATTCCGGCCGTGAAATGCACCGGCGGGCAGCGCATCGACATGCTGGGCGTCAAGAAGGAGGACCTGCCCGCCGTCTGGGCCGACCTCAACGCCGCCGGCATGGTCTCCGGCGCGGCCTATGCCAAGGGCCTGCGCACTGTGAAGACCTGCGTCGGCTCCGACTGGTGTCGCTTCGGCACGCAGGATTCCACCGGGCTCGGCATCCGGTTGGAGAAGTTCATGTGGGGCTCCTGGACCCCGGCCAAGCTGAAGCTCGCCGTTTCCGGCTGCCCGCGCAACTGCGCGGAGGCGACCTGCAAGGACATCGGCGTCATCTGCGTGGATTCGGGGTTCGACATCCATTTCGCCGGCGCCGCCGGGCTCGATATCCACGGCACGCAGGTTCTCTGCCATGTCGATACCGAGGACGAGGCGGTGGTGGTGATCGCCGCCCTTACCCAGCTCTATCGCGAGCAGGGCCACTATCTCGAGCGCATCTACAAGTGGCTGAAGCGCGTCGGCATGGAGTCGATCAAGGCTGCGATCGTGGACGATCTCGACAAGCGCCAGGCCTATTTCGAGCGCTTCGTTTTCTCGCAGCAGTTTTCGCAGGTCGACCCCTGGGCCGACCGTGCGAGCAAGGGCGTCGCCGCTCACGAGTTCAAGCCCATGGCCGACATCACTCCCTTCCGCGAGGCCGCAGAATGA
- the nirD gene encoding nitrite reductase small subunit NirD, producing the protein MSPVSQWVAIGRLDDIPRRGARCVTSPLGRIAVFRTMDDRVFATEDRCPHKGGPLSQGIVHGGAVTCPLHNQVIALDTGLVQGPDEGRVRTFPVRVDGATGALELLIETAIFAQAAE; encoded by the coding sequence ATGAGCCCTGTTTCGCAATGGGTGGCGATCGGCCGCCTGGACGACATTCCTCGGCGCGGCGCGCGCTGCGTCACCTCTCCGCTGGGGCGCATCGCCGTGTTCCGCACGATGGACGACCGCGTCTTCGCCACCGAGGACCGCTGCCCGCACAAAGGCGGGCCGCTCAGCCAGGGCATCGTTCATGGCGGCGCCGTGACCTGCCCGCTGCACAACCAGGTGATCGCGCTCGACACCGGGCTCGTGCAAGGGCCGGACGAAGGGCGCGTGCGCACCTTTCCGGTGCGGGTGGACGGCGCGACGGGCGCGCTGGAGCTTCTGATCGAGACGGCAATCTTCGCGCAGGCGGCGGAATAG
- the cynS gene encoding cyanase, which translates to MLSKSDVTEMIYEKKRGAGLTWAEIAEGIGMSEVFVTSACLGMNALPRDKADLLTRHLGLPQEAAVVLAEYPTKVWDRSVPTDPCIYRLYEIVGVYGDTLKELIQEKCGNGIMSAIDFSMEVEKVPNPKGDRIEIRMSGKYLGYNAW; encoded by the coding sequence ATGCTCTCGAAAAGCGACGTCACGGAGATGATCTACGAGAAGAAGCGCGGCGCCGGCCTCACCTGGGCCGAGATCGCCGAGGGCATCGGCATGAGCGAGGTCTTCGTCACCTCGGCCTGCCTCGGCATGAACGCCCTGCCGCGCGACAAGGCCGATCTCCTGACCCGCCATCTCGGCCTGCCGCAGGAAGCGGCGGTGGTGCTGGCGGAATATCCGACCAAGGTCTGGGACCGCAGCGTCCCGACCGACCCCTGCATCTACCGCCTCTACGAGATCGTCGGCGTCTATGGCGACACGCTGAAGGAGCTGATCCAGGAGAAGTGCGGCAACGGCATTATGAGCGCCATCGACTTCTCCATGGAGGTCGAGAAGGTGCCCAACCCCAAGGGCGACCGGATCGAGATCCGCATGAGCGGGAAGTATCTCGGCTACAACGCGTGGTGA
- a CDS encoding nitrate reductase gives MNTLPETGSTRTTCPYCGVGCGVLATPRPDGTVGIAGDPEHPANYGRLCSKGSALAETLLPDHRLLHPEIAGERASWDTALSHVAARFTEAIARKGPDSVAFYVSGQILTEDYYVANKLMKGFIGSANIDTNSRLCMASSVAGHARAFGSDTVPNTYEDLEKADLLVLVGSNLAWCHPVLFQRIMAARAARPSLRLVVIDPRRTVTAAESDLHLPIRADGDTALFLGLLAHLEEAGAVDRAFVEAHTEGFAAALDAARPYLDLARLAAETGCDAETLRRFFTLFAETERTVTVYSQGVNQSAGGTDKVNAILNCHLATGRIGREGAGPFSVTGQPNAMGGREVGGLANQLAAHMQIGQSAHEDIVRRFWNAPALPAKSGLKAVDLFRAVHEGRVEALWIMGTNPVDSLPEADMVREALARCPFVVVSDVVRDTDTVPYAHVLLPASAWGEKSGTVTNSERRISRQRAFLPSPGEARPDWWQLAEVGRRMGHSEAFRYDGPAAIFREHAALSAFENEGTRDFDLAGLQGLDEAGYEALAPVQWPVATDGTSRPRFFADGGFFTANGKARFLTVAPAAAPETCERRPFVLNTGRIRDQWHTMTRTGRSARLSAHLAEPFCEIHPEDARHLGVAEAELVRVETDHGAAILRALVTDRVPSGTLFAPMHWTGQFSGAARINTLIPGRTDPVSGQPASKAAPAALSKFGAAWYGFAVSTAEPDPASSAYWALARAHGGWRLELAGTEAVNDPEAFARQVLALSPEAELLHYADRAGHHRFACFQGTRFLGALWLSPEPVAVSRAYAVSCLDGAPMESATRFRLLAGRPGSDRPDPGALVCSCFGVGVNDIKRAILEKGCTSVAAIGRDLKAGTNCGSCRTELQGLIDAERVLELR, from the coding sequence ATGAACACGCTGCCCGAGACGGGTTCGACCCGCACCACCTGCCCCTATTGCGGCGTCGGCTGCGGCGTCCTCGCCACTCCCCGGCCGGACGGCACGGTGGGCATCGCGGGCGATCCGGAGCATCCTGCCAATTACGGTCGCCTCTGCTCCAAAGGTTCGGCGCTGGCCGAGACGCTCCTGCCCGACCATCGGCTTCTCCATCCCGAGATCGCAGGCGAGCGGGCGAGCTGGGACACGGCGCTCAGTCATGTCGCGGCGCGCTTCACTGAGGCCATCGCGCGCAAGGGGCCGGACTCGGTCGCCTTCTACGTCTCCGGCCAGATCCTGACGGAGGATTATTACGTCGCCAACAAGCTGATGAAGGGCTTTATCGGCTCGGCCAATATCGACACCAATTCTCGTCTCTGCATGGCCTCGTCGGTGGCCGGCCATGCCCGGGCCTTCGGCTCCGACACGGTGCCGAACACCTATGAGGACCTGGAGAAGGCGGATCTTCTCGTTCTCGTCGGCTCCAACCTCGCCTGGTGCCATCCCGTCCTGTTCCAGCGCATCATGGCGGCCCGCGCCGCGCGCCCCTCGCTGCGCCTCGTGGTGATCGACCCGCGCCGCACGGTGACGGCGGCGGAAAGCGATCTGCATCTGCCGATCCGGGCCGATGGCGACACGGCGCTGTTTCTCGGCCTGCTCGCACATCTGGAAGAGGCCGGCGCTGTGGATCGCGCCTTTGTCGAGGCGCACACGGAAGGGTTTGCGGCCGCGCTGGACGCCGCCCGCCCCTATCTCGACCTCGCCCGCCTCGCGGCCGAGACTGGCTGCGACGCCGAAACCCTCCGGCGCTTCTTCACGCTGTTCGCGGAGACGGAGCGCACCGTCACCGTGTACAGCCAGGGCGTCAACCAATCGGCCGGCGGCACCGACAAGGTGAACGCCATCCTGAACTGCCACTTGGCGACGGGCCGGATCGGGCGCGAGGGCGCCGGTCCCTTTTCCGTCACCGGCCAGCCCAACGCCATGGGCGGGCGCGAGGTCGGCGGGCTCGCCAACCAGCTCGCCGCCCATATGCAGATCGGCCAGAGCGCGCATGAAGACATCGTGCGCCGCTTCTGGAACGCGCCCGCTTTGCCGGCAAAGTCCGGCCTCAAGGCGGTCGATCTCTTCCGGGCCGTGCACGAAGGCCGCGTCGAAGCGCTCTGGATCATGGGCACCAATCCGGTGGATTCGCTGCCCGAGGCGGACATGGTGCGCGAGGCGCTGGCCCGCTGCCCCTTCGTGGTGGTCTCCGACGTGGTGCGCGACACCGACACCGTGCCCTATGCCCATGTCCTCCTGCCGGCCAGCGCCTGGGGCGAGAAGTCGGGCACGGTGACCAATTCCGAGCGCCGCATCTCGCGCCAGCGCGCCTTTCTCCCGTCGCCCGGCGAAGCGCGGCCGGACTGGTGGCAACTGGCCGAAGTCGGCCGTCGCATGGGCCATAGCGAGGCCTTCCGCTATGACGGTCCGGCCGCGATCTTTCGCGAACACGCCGCGCTCTCCGCCTTTGAAAACGAGGGGACCCGGGACTTCGACCTCGCCGGCCTGCAAGGGCTGGACGAAGCCGGCTACGAGGCGCTCGCCCCTGTGCAATGGCCGGTCGCCACTGATGGCACCTCCCGCCCGCGCTTCTTCGCCGATGGGGGCTTCTTCACGGCCAATGGTAAGGCGCGCTTCCTCACTGTTGCCCCCGCCGCAGCGCCGGAAACCTGCGAGCGCCGCCCCTTCGTGCTCAACACCGGCCGCATCCGCGACCAGTGGCACACGATGACGCGCACCGGGCGCTCGGCGCGGCTTTCGGCGCATCTGGCCGAGCCCTTCTGCGAGATCCACCCCGAAGACGCCCGGCATCTCGGCGTGGCGGAAGCCGAACTCGTCCGGGTCGAGACCGACCATGGTGCGGCGATCCTGCGAGCGCTCGTCACAGACCGGGTGCCAAGCGGCACATTGTTCGCGCCCATGCACTGGACCGGGCAGTTCTCCGGCGCCGCGCGCATCAACACGCTGATCCCCGGCCGCACCGACCCCGTTTCCGGCCAACCTGCCTCCAAGGCCGCCCCCGCCGCGCTCTCGAAATTCGGCGCCGCCTGGTATGGATTCGCCGTGTCCACGGCCGAGCCTGACCCCGCCTCCAGCGCCTATTGGGCCTTGGCGCGCGCCCATGGCGGCTGGCGGTTGGAACTCGCCGGCACCGAAGCGGTCAACGACCCCGAAGCTTTCGCGCGGCAGGTTCTCGCCCTTTCTCCCGAGGCCGAGCTGCTTCACTATGCCGACCGGGCGGGGCATCATCGCTTCGCTTGCTTTCAGGGCACCCGCTTTCTCGGCGCGCTCTGGCTCTCGCCCGAGCCCGTCGCCGTGTCGCGCGCCTATGCCGTGTCCTGCCTCGACGGCGCGCCGATGGAATCGGCGACGCGCTTCCGGCTTCTCGCCGGCCGGCCGGGCTCCGACCGGCCCGACCCCGGCGCCCTGGTCTGCTCTTGTTTCGGCGTCGGCGTGAACGACATCAAAAGAGCCATCCTCGAAAAGGGCTGCACCAGCGTCGCCGCCATCGGCCGGGACTTGAAGGCCGGGACGAATTGTGGCTCCTGCCGAACGGAACTTCAGGGATTGATCGATGCCGAGCGCGTTCTCGAACTCCGCTGA
- the cysG gene encoding siroheme synthase CysG — protein sequence MGELATLPVFFDLKEKRVAMAGGSEGAAWKAELLAAAGAHVDLYCEADDISDEMRTVLALRFADGAIRHHDRPWALDVFEGAALAVADCETEAQAQSFYCAARQAGVPVNVIDKPDFCQFRFGTIVNRSPVVVGISTDGAAPILGQAIRRRIETLLPATLTGWARLAAKVRAEVMDRLQPGPARRAFWERFSDEAFTRRAPDEVAEADARRFVRDLANRPQAGGRVTLVGAGPGEAELLTLKAVRALQAADVILFDDLVSDDILELARREAKRMLVGKRASRDSCRQEDINRMMVQFAKAGKHVVRLKSGDVSVFGRSGEEIAELKREGIPVAIVPGITAASALAAGFGVSLTHRDRAQQVRFVTGHSQKGGLPDDLDWQALADDHATTIFYMGGRMAPRIAEQLIAHGLPAETPVAVAASISRPEETRLVGTLATLADIVGRIGVERPILIGVGRVFADCEPESLTGFEPERDRGAGETSRLQAKAF from the coding sequence ATGGGCGAGCTTGCGACGCTGCCGGTCTTCTTCGACCTGAAGGAGAAGCGCGTCGCCATGGCCGGCGGCTCGGAGGGTGCGGCCTGGAAGGCCGAGCTTCTGGCCGCGGCCGGCGCCCATGTCGATCTCTACTGCGAGGCGGACGACATCTCCGACGAGATGCGCACCGTTCTCGCCCTCCGCTTCGCGGACGGCGCGATCCGGCATCACGACCGGCCCTGGGCGCTGGATGTCTTCGAGGGCGCGGCGCTTGCGGTGGCCGATTGCGAGACGGAGGCTCAGGCGCAAAGCTTCTATTGCGCGGCGAGGCAGGCCGGCGTTCCCGTCAACGTCATCGACAAGCCTGATTTTTGCCAGTTCCGCTTCGGCACGATCGTCAACCGCTCGCCGGTCGTGGTCGGCATCTCGACCGACGGCGCGGCGCCCATTCTCGGCCAGGCCATCCGCCGCCGCATCGAGACGCTGCTGCCGGCGACGCTCACCGGCTGGGCAAGGCTCGCCGCCAAGGTGCGCGCCGAGGTGATGGACCGGCTCCAGCCCGGCCCGGCGCGCCGCGCCTTCTGGGAGCGCTTTTCTGACGAGGCCTTCACCCGCCGCGCGCCGGACGAGGTGGCCGAGGCAGACGCGCGCCGCTTCGTGCGCGACCTCGCCAACCGCCCGCAGGCGGGCGGGCGCGTCACGCTGGTCGGCGCCGGCCCCGGCGAGGCGGAACTCTTGACGCTGAAAGCCGTGCGCGCCCTGCAGGCGGCCGACGTCATCCTGTTCGACGATCTCGTGTCCGACGACATTCTGGAGCTGGCCCGCCGCGAGGCCAAGCGCATGCTGGTCGGTAAGCGGGCGAGCCGCGATTCCTGCCGCCAAGAAGACATCAACCGGATGATGGTGCAGTTCGCCAAGGCCGGAAAGCATGTCGTGCGCCTGAAGTCGGGCGACGTCTCGGTCTTCGGTCGCTCGGGCGAGGAGATCGCGGAACTCAAACGCGAAGGCATCCCCGTCGCCATCGTGCCGGGCATCACGGCGGCCTCGGCGCTCGCCGCCGGCTTCGGCGTCTCGCTGACGCACCGGGACCGCGCCCAGCAGGTGCGCTTCGTCACCGGCCATTCGCAGAAAGGTGGGCTGCCGGACGATCTCGACTGGCAGGCCCTGGCCGACGACCATGCCACGACGATCTTCTACATGGGCGGGCGCATGGCGCCGCGCATCGCGGAGCAGCTGATCGCCCATGGGCTTCCGGCCGAGACGCCCGTCGCCGTCGCCGCCTCGATCTCGCGGCCGGAGGAAACGCGCCTCGTCGGCACGCTGGCGACGCTCGCCGACATCGTCGGGCGCATCGGCGTCGAACGGCCGATCCTGATCGGCGTCGGCCGCGTCTTCGCCGATTGCGAGCCGGAAAGCCTGACCGGCTTCGAGCCGGAGCGCGACCGGGGGGCTGGCGAAACCTCCCGCCTTCAGGCAAAGGCGTTCTGA